From Synoicihabitans lomoniglobus, the proteins below share one genomic window:
- a CDS encoding TrmH family RNA methyltransferase, translating into MEPEVITSLQNPRVKQLVKLRDRRPRDAAGQFLVEGYRQIRRALDKGFAPVELYFSPEWFPGDQGNEPELIAAAAAAGARIYQLNKSAFAKVAYRERPDGLLAVLPQWRHTLDDLALSPMPFLLVVEAIEKPGNLGTILRSADAAGVDGLIVCDPVTDLFNPNVVRASTGVVFSVPVVIAESGAVRAWLRDRGIRSVATTPAATILHTDMNLTGPMAIVMGSEQYGLSDDWLREADDKVRIPMAGQADSLNVAMATIITLFEAVRQRA; encoded by the coding sequence ATGGAACCCGAGGTCATCACCAGTTTGCAGAACCCGCGTGTGAAACAGCTCGTCAAGCTGCGCGACCGGCGTCCGCGTGATGCGGCCGGACAATTTCTGGTCGAGGGTTACCGGCAGATTCGACGCGCGCTGGACAAGGGGTTCGCCCCGGTGGAACTGTATTTTTCCCCGGAATGGTTCCCGGGCGATCAAGGCAACGAGCCCGAATTGATCGCGGCGGCGGCGGCGGCCGGGGCGCGAATCTATCAGCTCAACAAGTCCGCTTTTGCCAAAGTCGCCTACCGCGAGCGACCGGACGGCTTGCTCGCCGTGCTGCCGCAATGGCGGCACACGCTTGACGATCTGGCGCTCTCCCCCATGCCGTTTTTGCTGGTGGTCGAGGCCATCGAAAAGCCGGGCAATCTGGGCACGATCCTGCGCAGCGCGGACGCCGCCGGCGTCGATGGACTGATCGTGTGCGATCCGGTGACCGACCTCTTCAATCCGAACGTCGTGCGTGCCTCCACCGGCGTGGTGTTTTCCGTGCCCGTGGTCATTGCCGAAAGTGGCGCAGTGCGGGCATGGCTGCGTGATCGTGGTATTCGTTCCGTGGCGACGACGCCCGCGGCCACGATCCTGCACACCGACATGAATCTCACCGGACCGATGGCGATCGTGATGGGCAGCGAGCAATACGGGCTCAGCGATGATTGGCTGCGCGAAGCCGACGACAAGGTGCGTATTCCCATGGCGGGTCAGGCGGATTCGCTCAATGTCGCCATGGCCACGATCATTACGCTCTTTGAAGCGGTGCGGCAGAGGGCATAG
- a CDS encoding NAD-dependent epimerase/dehydratase family protein — translation MTAAPTDPILITGGTGFLGSHLVEVLLSTGRKLTIVSRQPRPELAARGIRVVVGALHDPAVCADAVRDAGTVFHVAARVGVWGRYEDFYRDNVIATKTLLTAAQNAGVKRFVHTSTPSVVYNGQGLAGADESLPLTTSCPSAYPLTKAIAERAVLAVNRPEFLTTALRPHLIWGLGDPHLVPRILARARAGRLRIVGDGQNRVDMVHITNATAAHLAVERALAQCNHNGYTGTQNAGIEGVASPSGRAYFITNDEPVHLWEWINELLVAVGEPPLTKRISLAAATRVGAVCEGLWRVLPLKGEPPMTRFVAAELAKDHWFDISAAKRDLGYRPTVSMAEGTAELIAYLKR, via the coding sequence ATGACCGCCGCGCCCACGGATCCCATCCTCATCACCGGCGGCACCGGCTTCCTCGGCTCACACCTCGTCGAGGTCCTGCTCTCGACCGGCCGAAAACTCACTATCGTTTCTCGCCAGCCGCGTCCCGAACTCGCCGCCCGTGGCATCCGCGTCGTGGTCGGCGCGCTCCACGATCCGGCCGTCTGCGCCGACGCCGTGCGCGACGCCGGCACCGTCTTCCATGTCGCCGCCCGCGTCGGTGTCTGGGGCCGTTACGAAGACTTTTACCGCGACAACGTCATCGCCACAAAAACGCTGCTCACCGCCGCCCAAAACGCGGGGGTGAAACGGTTCGTCCACACGAGCACCCCGAGCGTTGTCTACAACGGTCAGGGCCTCGCCGGTGCCGATGAGTCCCTTCCGCTCACCACCTCATGCCCCAGCGCCTATCCGCTCACCAAAGCCATCGCCGAACGCGCCGTGTTGGCCGTCAACCGGCCGGAGTTTCTCACCACCGCTCTGCGTCCCCATCTCATCTGGGGCCTCGGTGATCCGCACCTCGTGCCGCGCATCCTCGCCCGCGCCCGCGCCGGTCGACTGCGCATCGTCGGCGACGGCCAAAACCGCGTCGACATGGTGCACATCACCAACGCCACCGCCGCCCACCTCGCCGTCGAACGCGCCCTCGCCCAGTGTAACCATAATGGTTACACTGGCACGCAGAATGCTGGAATTGAGGGAGTTGCGAGTCCGTCCGGGAGGGCTTATTTTATCACCAATGACGAGCCGGTGCACTTGTGGGAGTGGATCAATGAGCTGCTGGTTGCCGTCGGCGAACCTCCCTTGACCAAGCGCATTTCACTCGCCGCCGCTACTCGCGTAGGGGCGGTGTGCGAAGGGCTCTGGCGCGTGTTGCCGCTCAAGGGCGAACCGCCCATGACGCGTTTTGTCGCGGCCGAATTGGCCAAGGATCACTGGTTCGATATCTCGGCCGCCAAGCGCGATCTGGGCTACCGGCCAACCGTGAGCATGGCCGAGGGCACGGCCGAGCTCATCGCCTATCTAAAAAGGTAG
- a CDS encoding fatty acid CoA ligase family protein, whose translation MSAAAASANIARHLPRMAAAQPATPALKIPRGRTADGSIDYLTLSFAELEAEAAAWQSVLTQHGVQRGDRVLVMVRQGLPLIASVFALFAQGAVPVVIDPGMGRKTFLRCVERTQPRVLLGIPLARVLSHVFRGSFKSVQVRIAASGSSTARCPAKSAPTKLNVVTSATDELAAILFTSGSTGAPKGVCYEHGMFNGQVELIRQTYDIQPGEIDLPMLPIFALFNPALGMTTVVPEIDPSKPAAVDPAKILQAITQEKITNSFGSPTLWLKIARHCHRERRTLDSMKRVLSAGAPVSPELWGLMGPLLPHGELHSPYGATEALPVSSIAASSVLAETAAQTLTGAGTCVGSIIAGNTVKIIALTDGPIATLADATELPPGEIGEIIITGPTATQAYDALPEATARAKIATGNPHQPNPKPSPKPLGFERSNIGTSGASAPAWHRMGDCGYLDAKGRLWFCGRAAERVETAAGPLFTEQVEPLFNQHPRIRRSALIGHGRRPQQRAAIVIEPRDPDLLRSTKRCRELGRELRELTRDHPYAGRVTLFYFHPGFPVDVRHNAKIHRLTLTDWAETEATGFEVDPKK comes from the coding sequence ATGTCTGCCGCAGCCGCATCCGCCAACATTGCCCGTCACCTGCCCCGGATGGCGGCCGCTCAGCCCGCCACCCCGGCGCTTAAGATTCCGCGTGGACGCACCGCGGACGGCTCGATCGACTACCTGACCCTCAGCTTCGCCGAACTCGAAGCCGAAGCCGCCGCTTGGCAATCCGTGCTCACCCAGCACGGCGTCCAACGCGGCGACCGCGTCCTCGTCATGGTGCGCCAAGGCCTGCCGCTCATCGCCAGCGTGTTCGCCCTCTTCGCCCAAGGTGCGGTGCCGGTGGTGATCGACCCCGGCATGGGCCGTAAAACCTTCCTGCGTTGCGTCGAGCGCACGCAGCCCCGCGTCCTGCTCGGCATCCCCTTGGCGCGCGTGCTCAGCCACGTTTTCCGCGGTTCGTTCAAATCCGTGCAGGTCCGTATCGCCGCGAGCGGTTCCAGCACCGCCCGCTGTCCGGCCAAATCCGCGCCCACCAAACTCAACGTGGTGACCAGCGCGACCGACGAGCTCGCCGCCATCCTCTTTACGTCTGGCTCCACCGGCGCCCCCAAGGGCGTTTGCTACGAGCACGGCATGTTCAACGGCCAAGTGGAGCTCATCCGCCAGACCTACGACATCCAACCCGGCGAAATCGACCTGCCAATGCTGCCGATCTTTGCCCTGTTCAATCCCGCGCTCGGCATGACCACCGTCGTGCCGGAGATCGATCCGAGTAAACCTGCCGCCGTCGATCCCGCCAAAATCCTGCAGGCGATCACCCAGGAAAAAATCACCAACTCATTCGGCTCCCCGACACTCTGGCTCAAGATCGCCCGCCACTGCCACCGCGAGCGCCGCACCCTCGACTCGATGAAGCGCGTGCTCTCCGCCGGCGCCCCGGTCTCGCCCGAGCTTTGGGGGCTCATGGGCCCGCTCCTGCCCCACGGCGAACTGCACAGCCCGTATGGTGCCACCGAAGCCTTGCCGGTTTCCTCGATCGCGGCGTCCTCCGTGCTCGCCGAGACCGCCGCCCAAACGCTCACCGGTGCGGGCACCTGCGTCGGTTCCATCATCGCCGGTAACACCGTCAAAATCATCGCGCTCACCGACGGGCCGATCGCCACCTTGGCCGACGCCACCGAGCTGCCCCCCGGTGAAATCGGCGAAATCATCATCACCGGCCCCACCGCCACCCAAGCCTACGACGCCCTCCCCGAAGCCACCGCGCGGGCCAAAATCGCCACGGGAAACCCCCACCAACCAAACCCCAAACCCTCTCCCAAGCCGTTGGGGTTTGAGCGTTCAAATATTGGAACTTCCGGCGCGTCAGCGCCGGCCTGGCACCGCATGGGCGACTGTGGCTACCTCGATGCAAAGGGTCGCCTGTGGTTTTGCGGACGCGCCGCCGAGCGCGTCGAAACCGCCGCCGGTCCTCTGTTCACCGAGCAGGTCGAACCCCTTTTCAACCAACACCCCCGCATCCGCCGGTCCGCGCTCATCGGCCACGGTCGACGTCCGCAACAACGCGCCGCCATTGTCATCGAACCGCGCGACCCCGATTTGTTGCGCTCCACCAAACGTTGCCGCGAGCTCGGCCGCGAGTTGCGCGAACTCACCCGCGACCATCCTTACGCCGGACGGGTCACACTGTTTTACTTTCACCCGGGATTTCCCGTCGACGTGCGCCACAACGCCAAGATTCACCGCCTCACGCTAACCGATTGGGCGGAAACCGAAGCCACCGGATTCGAAGTGGACCCCAAGAAATGA
- a CDS encoding ribonuclease D, whose amino-acid sequence MIKRFLPRPARRLLGVKVKPEPPAYELLDQPGSLQPLLDALDTVDEVAVDTEADNMNCYRTKICLLQFLVNGRVFLVDALAPMNFDALYAKLATKHLLMHGSDFDLRLFHDLNGFEAKSMFDTMLAAQLLNRQRVGLAALMEDYFGFIMSKESQKANWSRRPLTKKLLDYASLDVWHLPELRDLLNKELVKLKRTDWLDQQCRRQIESAQTGFPGGDENAWRIGKSEKLRGRGLAVLHAVWHWREKTAERLDTPPFKVCNNSLLIKMGQAAEAGDTPAAVLGTINLGRRHSRLIASLTKAVHQGFETDPETLPRRKRNRDNRSLVPKELAFQDRLKAGRDVLATKLNLDATLIANRAQLAAIARSPDELDSLLLPWQAGLIREIPAFAQGIDGNGAA is encoded by the coding sequence ATGATTAAACGCTTTCTTCCGCGTCCCGCCCGTCGTTTGCTCGGGGTTAAAGTGAAGCCCGAGCCGCCCGCCTACGAACTCCTCGACCAACCCGGTTCCCTGCAACCGCTCCTCGACGCCCTCGACACCGTCGATGAGGTCGCGGTCGATACCGAAGCGGACAACATGAACTGCTACCGCACGAAGATCTGCCTGCTGCAGTTTCTCGTGAATGGGCGGGTTTTTCTCGTGGACGCGCTCGCGCCGATGAATTTTGACGCGCTCTACGCCAAACTCGCGACCAAGCACCTGCTCATGCACGGCAGCGACTTCGACCTGCGGCTCTTCCACGATCTCAACGGTTTCGAAGCCAAAAGCATGTTCGACACCATGCTCGCCGCCCAGCTCCTCAACCGCCAGCGTGTCGGTCTGGCCGCCCTCATGGAGGACTATTTTGGCTTCATCATGTCCAAGGAGTCGCAAAAGGCCAACTGGTCGCGCCGTCCCCTCACCAAGAAGCTCCTCGATTACGCGTCGCTCGACGTCTGGCACCTCCCCGAACTACGCGACCTGCTCAACAAGGAGTTGGTCAAACTCAAGCGCACCGACTGGCTCGACCAACAATGCCGCCGCCAGATCGAGTCCGCCCAAACCGGCTTCCCCGGCGGCGACGAAAACGCTTGGCGCATCGGCAAATCCGAAAAGCTTCGCGGCCGCGGCCTCGCCGTGCTCCACGCCGTCTGGCACTGGCGCGAAAAAACCGCCGAACGCCTGGATACGCCCCCGTTCAAGGTCTGCAACAACAGCCTGCTCATCAAAATGGGCCAGGCCGCCGAAGCCGGCGACACTCCCGCCGCCGTGCTGGGCACGATCAATCTCGGCCGTCGGCACAGTCGACTCATCGCCTCCCTCACCAAAGCCGTCCATCAGGGCTTCGAAACCGACCCCGAGACGCTGCCGCGCCGTAAACGCAACCGCGACAATCGCTCGCTCGTGCCGAAGGAGTTGGCCTTCCAGGACCGTCTCAAAGCCGGCCGCGACGTGCTTGCCACCAAGCTCAACCTCGACGCCACCCTCATCGCCAATCGCGCCCAGCTCGCGGCCATCGCCCGCAGTCCCGACGAACTCGATTCGCTGCTGCTGCCGTGGCAAGCCGGGCTCATTCGCGAAATTCCCGCCTTCGCCCAAGGCATCGACGGCAACGGCGCGGCCTGA